Genomic window (bacterium):
TTTCGTCGGCAATTCCAACCAGAATGTAGGTAGTTCTTACAATGTTTTTGGGCCGATGCATGTAAACGGTGATATAAATTTTGTGGACAAGGGAGCCCTTTTTCATAATAAATTAACGGTTACAGGAAAATTCAGAAATTCAAGCGGGAGTGTAATTACAGCCGGTGCCGCCGGGCAGGTAGTATCCCAGGGCTGGGGTGTTTTTGACGATATAAACCCCGCGGACGGGACAGTGGATATGCCGCCGCTTGACAGCCAGGCGAGGATAAATCCGGTATCAAATGATTTTAATCAATCCCGTTATAAAGCCATCTCCGGCGGAATTCATTCCAGCGGCGATTTAATAGTTGATTTCTTTGAAGAAGATTCTCCCGGCCTTGGAGGTTATGTTATACTCAATAACGACCCGGCCCAAAAATATTACCTTAATGAACTCAGCCAGAAAACAATTTATTCCGATACCAATGTTTATGTCCAGGGGACCCTGCAGGGACAGGTGACAGTCGCGGCCACAAGCAATGTTTATATACAGGGGAATATTCTTTATTCCGCGTATGCCCCTCCATTAAATGAACCCCATATTATGGGGCTGATGGCCAGAAATAATGTTGTTATTCCTCAGGACATTAACTCAACTCTCGATTTTGCCAACGAACAGGGGCAGGGTACCCCGGCGTCCCCCCAGTCTGACGGGATAACAGGCGATTTAATAATTTCCGCCGCGCTTTTCGCGGGGAACCAGGTGTATTTTAAACTGGATTTTTCTACGCCCAAGAAAGGGACCTTGATAATAAACGGGTCGATGGCAAGCAATTTATATGTATATTTTAAAATGACAAGCGGGCCGAACTACTGGGGATTTAAACAAAGGTTTTATAATTACGATAATAATTTCAGGCTTTTTGCGCCGCCAAACTATATTTCGTATTCCCCGCCTTGTATCTGGAATTGGCACGAAGAAGGAGTATAATATGAAAAATCAGAACCCCGAAATATGGTATTACGCTGCCGCTGCAGTAATAATAATTATAATTATCAGTTTGTTTGATATTCAAAGTAAAAAAGAGTTAACGGAAAAAAGTTATGACAGTACCATTGAGAAAATAATAATTGAAAGCAAATCAGGGACGGAAATTAATACCGGTATAAAACCTGAAGGCAGGATTGTTCCGCCCGCGTCACAATACGAAATAAGCCTGCTCAGGCAAAAATTAAACCTGCCCGAAGAGGAAGCGAAAGATACCAGGCAGGCGCATGAAGAAGTGCTGAAAAAAGACCCGCAGGCTAAATTTATTTTCTAAAAAAGCTTAAAAACTGGAATAGTAATTGATAATATCTGGTATAATAGAATTGTTTACGCATTAAAAGGGGTAAAATTTATGGTACGGATGGCGGATATCCTGAAAAAACAGGCCGATAAAAAAGAAGTATACGATAATTTGCTTAAGAAAACGGATGAAAAGACTGAAATCCAGACTCCTGTTATGGAAAACGGGAAAATTTACAGCAGGGGTGAGCTTGAAAAAATATATTATATTGTTGCCGACTTTGTTGAATATATTTATGATAAAATAAAAGAGAAAAAAAGCATTAATGGAAAAGACGAGGAGTATATTTTTTTATATATTGAGACATTTGTTGACCAATTGCTGCAGGGGAATGACGAACTCCTGGGGCTTTTTAATTTGCCGTCAAAAGAAGTTTTTATATATAACCATGTTGTAAATGTGTGTATTTTGTCTATCGATGTAGGCATTGGTTTGGGATATGATAAATCCAGGCTGACAAGGCTTGGGATACTTGCTTTATTTCACGATATCGGGATAACACAATTTTATAATTTAATTACCCAGCCGCGCAAGCTGACGGATGATGAATATTGCGAGGTAAAAAATGGCAGTATCACTGTCCGGGAATATTTATCTAATTTAAAAGACGGCAGGGAAATAATCAATTGGGTTAATTCGGTTATAGACCAGAACCTCGCAATTTTAGAAAATATGAATAGAAAGCCCGATGAAAGTACTTACATAATAACGATAGTTGAAATTTACGAGGCAATGACTCATATGCGGCCGTACCGGGAAAAAATACATCCGTTTGAAGCGCTCAGGGAACTTATAGAGAGAAAGGAATCCTATGAGGAAAAAATACTCAAGGTCTTAATTGAAAGAATCGGAGGGCCGTATCCCGTTGACACCAATGTTAAAATGAATTCGGGGGAAGACGGGAGGGTGATAAAAAGGAATTTGGGTTTTTTGCTGAGGCCTGTTGTTGAAATCACCCATGATGTAAACGGGAAAAAGCTGAATAAATCCAAAATAATCGATTTGATTAAACAACCCACGCAATTTATTAAAAGGCATTTGAAAGAAGAAGAAATACACAAAGAAAGCTGAAACGCGATGCAAAGTTTAATATCTTTGCTTAATGTGAAGGAACCCGCGGGTATATTAGACTGGAAAAAAATTTTATTATCCGCCCGATATCATAAAGTCTCACCTCTTTTGTTTTATAAAATTAAAGATTTTAAGAAAATATCCGTACCCTGCGATATTTATCTTTACCTGGAAAAAACTTATAAAATAAATTCAATAAGGAATACATTTATCCTTGATGAGTTTGAACAAATCCGCTCATCATTTCAAAAAGAAAATATACCTGTTATTTTATTAAAGGGCATATTCTTTTTACATACGGTTTACAATGTCCATATCGGGACAAGAAGAATGGAAGATGTGGATATTTTAATAAGGGAAGAGGATGTGGAAAGGGCCGATGGTGTTCTCAAATCTTTTGGATACATCCCACCCTGTGGAGGCGGATACAGAAAAGTCAAGATGTATTTTAAACATGAAAAAGACCGGCCTGTGCTTGCGCCCTTACACCTTCATTGGCATATTGTGAATTTATCCGGGGATTTTATTGAATTAAACTGGCCGAAAATTAATATTCCGGAAATCTGGCAATTTGCAAAACCAGCGGATAAAGAAAAAAATATTTATATTATGTCTCCGGAATATATGCTTCTGTCTTTGTGCGAACACGGCCTGAGGCATGGTTTTTGCAGGATAAATATTATATACGATATTCATTCCTATGTTACGCGATATAAGAATTCTCTGGATTGGGACAAACTTCAAAATCTATCCTGCTCCTGGAACTTGATTGTCCCGCTGTATTTAGGGCTTTTTTTAAGCAATGAGATGTTTTACACCGGCCTCCCGGAAAAATTTCTCAATGATTTAAGGCCGGAAGGAATTTCTTTATGGGAAAAATGCGTCATAAATTATATCAGGAAAAGCAGGGTCCCAAACGAGGATATTTGTATTCTTTTGTATATGGCGGTAAATAAAAAATTTTCAGATAAGGCTAGATTTATTTTTACGGGATTATCTTTAAGGTTGAATAATTGATATAATATAACATAATAAGAAAAGATTGTGTTCAAAATGGGAATTAATAATAAATCAATAAAAATAATTTTAAATGTTTTAATTATATTCAGGGTTATAACAATCAGCCAGGCAATCTCATCGGGGGGTGACGGGAAAATTATCTATGGGAATGTAACTGCGCCCGCTAACCAGCCAAAAACACGTGATTTTTCTGTCGGCGGCAGCTGGGGGGCGGTGAACAGTCTGCCCGCCGCGGAAACAGTTATCAATCGCGTGATTGTAAAGGTATCGCCCCAGGATGATGAGTATGTTGCGGGTGTGCTTACCTCGGCCAATACCCGGCTTACCGTTTATACGTATTCAGGAGGAAGCTGGACATTGAGCTGGTTTGACAATGCCCCTCCTTCTGCGCTTTTTGGGAATTTTGACATTGAATATGAACAGGACTCGGGGGACTGCCTTGTGGTTTATTCAAACGGGGGGACAACTAATGAGCTTTCTTATAGAAAACGCGTGGACGGTGTCTGGGATATCTCTTCTTCAACATTAGAATCTAACAGGACCACCAATAGGGTAGAGTGGGTGGTAATGGAGGCAAGGCCCGGCATTGATGAGATTGCCCTTGCTTTTTCTGACGCCAACGATGACCTGAATGCCTTTATCTGGGACGGTTCTGCATGGACCGCGGAGCCAGCCGTGTTATTGAGCGGGACATTAGTTAATACAAATACCAAAAAATTTGATATTGCTTATGAACAGTCGAGCGGCGATGTCCTGCTTGTATACAGTATTAACGGGACCGCGGGTGTGGGTGCCGCGACCAAGGCCGCGGGTTCAACTGTATGGAATAATACTGCTGATGACGGAGTGTTTCGTGATGTTTCCAATATTATTGACCTGGGTTCTGAACCAGGCACGGATTATATCGCCTTTGGATCTTACGCTACCGGGACAAACGACACGCAGGTGGGAATTTGGAATGGTTCCGGCGGGATAAGCCTGTTTAATAATGCCGATACAGGCGGCGGCGCCGCGGCATATTATGAAGCTGTGGCCTGCGGCTGGGCAGGCACGGGGGCAGGCAGGAGGGCGGTTGTTGTTTATACAGACGCGGCCGCTTTGAACTTAAGCTATTTTACATGGTTAAAAAGCTCGGCGTCGTGGGAGCAGGCGGCAAATAACCCGGCAAGGACTCCGAATTATTTTGTTTCAGGCGTAAAGCGGCATCTAAAAGTAAATCACGACCCGAATTTTGCAACTAACGGCCTGATGTGGTTAAGTGCGATAGATTCCAATTCCGATTTATGGGTATTGAATTATGACGGTGTAACAGGCGCCTCGAATTGGACGGTTATAGATGATGGAACAGCGGGAGATAATCCTATTGAAAACAGTCTGAGTAATGCCGCGTATCCATGCGCGGGTATTGCCTTCACTAATTTTGATCCCACATTGGTTGAGTTAATCGCTTTTCAGGCGGTATCCCGGGACAGGCAAGCGGTGATTACATGGAAAACCGCATCGGAATTGCGCACACGCGGCTTCAAAATATACCGCACTTTTTCACCGGATAATCCAAACAGCTATGAAGAAATTACACAAAAAATTATCCCTGCTTTTGGTAATCCCTTTTCAGGCAGGGAATATCAATATATTGATGAAAATCCTCCCTTGAATATTTGTTACATATTGGAAGAGGTAATGAAGGATGGGCGGGTGAAACGTCTTGCTTCCGCGCGGCTGGATGACGGGACAAACTTTCCGGAACAAACATCCCCTGAATCTCCGGAAAACAAAAAGCCTGTTCTTTCCCGGAGCAAAAAGCCGGATTTTAAAGGGAAGGCATTAACTTCCGCAAGCAAAGAAAAAGATTATGTGAAAATGAAGATGAGAAAACATAATTATGAAAGTTTTAATCCTTTAAAAATAGAAGTCGAAGAAGAAGGGATTTACCGGATTACGGCACAAGACCTGATTGATTGCGGCTGGGACATTGACAAGATTAATCCCCGGCGGGTAAGTATGTCCAGCCGGGGGAAAACGGTTCCTATCCATATTTTTGGCGAAAAAGACAAAAAGCTTGATGAAACAGATTATATCGAGTTTTATGGAAAACCTAATTTGACACGGTATACCCCCGTTAATATTTATTGGCTTAGACTTGACCAGCCGGATGTTTTGGGGATAAAACCTTTAAATCTTAATTACAGTGAACCAGTTGCTGCGGATTATATTGAGACAGTCCGTTGTGAGGAAAATATTTCTTATTACCCGGAATTTAAAGGCGGTGAACACTGGTTTTTTGAGGAAGAATTTATTTCACCCGCGTGTTTTGATTTTAAAATTAATCTGGACCGTATTGTTTATGCCGGGGATGAGGCCGTTTTAAGAGTTAATTTTATGGGCGGGTCAGGGTGGGGATTTGGTGCGGGCTATAATCGTCAAAAGGCGGTTATTTACCTGAATGATAATTTAATAGGAGAGGCCGGATGGGTTAATGACGAGGCGTTTACTTTTAACGAGAAAATATCCGTGAATCTTTTATTGGAAGGAGAAAATAAACTAACGATTAAGTCGCCTGATGAAGGAGGCAGACTTTCTCAAATTTTTCTTTTGAACTGGTTTGAGATTATTTACCCGCGCGAACTTTACGCGAAAGAAAATAAAATTATTTTTAATGCCGGGACTGGTTCAGATGAAACTTCTTTTAAAATCAGGGGTTTTTCTTCGCCGGATATCGAAGTATTTGCACATGAAAGGGGAAAAGTATTTAGTCTTACTAATATTAAGGTTAGCGGGGAAACAGAAGATGATTATTCAGTTATTTTTAAAGGGCTCGATTCGAAAAATACCCGTTATCTTGTTTTTGCCGACAGCGCCGTAATCGAACCTTATATATATCCGGATAGGGCGTCGAATCTTAGAGGCAGGAATAATCAGGCGGATTATCTGGTTATTTTTCCTCGTGATTTTAAGGAGGTTTTACAGCCGCTTATTGAGCACCGGAGGGCGCAGGGCCTTAATGTCAAATTAGTTGATGCCGAAGACATTTATGATGAGTTCAATTCCGGAATATTTTCGCCTGAGGCAATCAAAGATTTTTTGAAATACGCTTACCAAAAGTGGCGCAGTCCAAGGCCCGTATTTGTGCTTTTGGCCGGGGACGGCACATTTGATTATCGGGATTTCTGGCAGTCAGGAGAAAAAAATCTGGTTCCCGTTTTTTTAACGGATACACCTGATTTTGGCGAGACCGTGTCGGATAACTGGTTTGTGGATTTTAATAATGACATAATGCCTGAAATGTTTATTGGAAGGCTGCCGGTCAAAAATAATACCCAGCTTGGTTCGGTTATTGAAAAAATCCTGAGCTATGAAAATATAAATCATACCGTGGACTGGAGTAAAAAACTTCTTTTTGCAGCGGACATCGGCGCTCAATTTGAAATAGCTTCGGATGAATTGGCTGGTATATTTTCCTCTTCCGGTTATTCCGCAATCAAATTATATTTAAGCCGGTCCACACCTGAAATTATAAGGCAGTCAATCATTAATAATATAAATGACGGCATTTTAATGTTTAACTATTCAGGGCACGCGGGAATAAGCCTTTTATCAAGCAGCCGTATATTCCAAGATTCCGACATAGAATATCTTAACAATAATGGGTCACCGATTATATTTTTAGCAATGGATTGTGCCACGGGTTATTTCATTTATCCCGGAGGCCTGGATTGCCTTGCTGAAATACTGCTTGCCGCGGATGGAAAAGGGTCGGTTGCCTGTGTCGCTCCAAGCGGACTTTCTTCTGTTTTAGAACAGAAGATATTCGGAGAGGGTTTTTACAGGCCATTTTTTGAGGAAGGTGAATATGTATTGGGAGCGCTTCATTACAGGGCAAAACATAATTTATATCAAAAGAAAAGTATGATAGGTTCCAGTAATAAAGTGGAAAATGTTATCCAGACTTTTAATCTTTTGGGAGATCCTGCTTTGCTTATAAGGCGGGAAGGCGGGGACTATAATTATCCCCGTTCCTTGATTTTTCATTTGCAGGAAATGCTAAAGCAGGATAAAAGACAAAAATGACAGACTCAAATTCAGGGAAAATATTTAATAATATTCTGGCAAATGCCGAATTAAAAAAGATTCCTTTATGGGCGCACCTTGACCTTACATACAAGTGCAACCTTAATTGTGTCCACTGTTACTGCCAGAACCTTTCGAAAGATTTTTCCCGCAGTCAAAGGGAAATGGAAACGCGGGAAATATTTAGTTTAATAGATCAATTGGCTGAAACGGGGTCTTTATATCTTACGCTTTCCGGGGGGGAACTTTTTACGCGCCCTGATTTTTTTGAAATAGCTTTTTACGCCAAAAAAAGAAATTTCGCGCTTAATATATTTACTAACGGCACGTTAATAAATGAAGAAACAGCAAACCGCCTCGCGGAATTACAGCCCCTTGTAATCGAAATGAGCATTTACGGGGCTGATGCGGGTGTTCACGACGCCATTACCCGGGTGCCAGGTTCTTTTAATAAATTGCTGGAGGCGGTAAAAATGTTGAAAAAAAATAATTTAAAAGTCGGCCTTAAATCCACCTTAATGAAACCTAATTTTCACTCCTCGGAAGAAATTTCAAAATTTTCTTTAGAAAGCGGCGCGGATGATTACCATTTTAATATTGAAATATCCCCTAAGAATGACGGTTCAAGGTTGCCGCAGGAATACCAGCTTGATGAAAAAGAGATGAAATATGTTTTATCTCAAACAAACGAATTCACGGCAAAAAAACATGAATATTGGAATGAACCTCTCTCAAAACCTCTCTGCGGGACAGGTTCTATCGGGTGTTATATATCCCCGTACGGCGATGTTTATCCATGCATTCAATTGCTTATTCCAATGGGAAACATCAGGCAAAAGTCTTTCAGGGAAATATGGTATTCCGCCTCGGTTTTACGTTCGCGGTTAAACTCGCTTCATACATATGCCGATTTGCCTTTATGCCGTTCCTGTGAATATGTAAAATCCTGCAAAAAATGTATCGGGTTGTCTCATTTAGAGAAAAAAGACATGGAAGCATGTTATAATACGTTAAAAAGTATTTCGAAGATAGATTATGAACTATCAGGAGGCGGGTAACCATGCAGAATAAAAAAAAGATTTATGGAAAACCAAAACTGGAACCGGTTAAAATGCTGGAAGTGGGTGCTTTGCTTTGCTGCCGCGCAACTATATTTACCTGTTCCGTTGCGAACAGGAACAGCAAAGGTAAATCGCGGCGGGGAAGAGACTCGTCGTAATGGCAGAATATACAATTGATAACTTTGTTAATGGCTGGCTTTTAAAAGAGGCAGTCTGTAAAAACAGGTCCGTCTGGGTAAAAGTCAATGGCAGGAGTATGTTTCCTTTTTTTGATAATGGCACTCTTGTCCAGGTTATTTTATGTTCCCTTGAAGACGTTCACAGGGGCGATATTGTTATATTTGAAGATGTAACGGACATTGTTTGTCACCGTGTTTTAAAAAGAATAAAATTAAAAGGCGAATTGTTTTTAAAAACAAAGGGGGACACTTCTTTTTATTTTGATTCCCCGGTTAAACAAGAAAAAGTGATTGGTAAAATTTTGATTTTTAAAAGGATGGGATTCAATATAAATATAAACAACCCTGGTGCGCGCTCTATTGGACTTTTCCTGAGTTATTTACTGCCGTTTGTTGCCCGTTCAGTTTATTATTTAAAAAAAATATGCATTTTGTCAGAATCAGCATAGCTGATATTGTATTTGAAATTTTAAGCCCCAGCAAAAGATTTATAATTTGGCTTGAAGAAAATTACAAACCGTTTTTTTCTAAAAAAAATGCGGAATTTAAACTATTTCTAAAATTTGACAAAAAAAAGGGAAATAACATTTCTTCGTCATCCATCAGCAAATGGTCAGGTACGCAATTCTATGCGGAAACAGATTTTTTTGATGTGGATATGGATTATTCACGGGGGGAAATTACCGCGTCTTTTAATTCCGGATCAGGGATTGTCGATTTACTGAAACTCTTATGCGGAGTGATACTCGCAAAAAAAGGCGGGTTTTTATTGCACAGCTGTGGTGTGATAGAAAAAGAATTTTCTTATATTTTTTTCGGGCCTTCGGGAAGCGGAAAAACAACTATCGCGGGTTTATCCGGGGGCAGGACAATTTTAAGCGATGAAACAACAGCCGTAATTCCCAAAAATGGTTTTTATTATGCTTATGCCACCCCTTTTTTTGGAGAATTCGGCCAGGTAAAAAATAATACCGGCGCTCCTGTAAAGGCATTTTTTAACATAAAAAAAGATACTTGTTTTAAGCTTTTCCCGGTTAAACCTGTCAGCGCGGCAAAGGAGATGCTTTGTCATACCGTGTTAAATATACTTGACTGCCAGACAACCGGCCATTTATTAAATACGCTGGATTCGCTTGTAAAAAAAATACCCAGCTATGAACTTCATTTTAAAAAAGAACCTGAAATATGGGAGTATATAAATGGATTTGTCAGATAGGCGCGTAAAAAAGAATGATAATATCGCGTGGAGAATTATTGAGGAAGAAGCGCTTTTAGTAAGCCCGAAAGACAGCCTTATTTATCCTTTGAATAATGTCGGCACAAGGGTCTGGGAATTACTTAATGGTGAAAAAACATGTAAAGATATTATCGATATTATAAATGAAGAATTTGAGGGTGAAAAGACAGAAATAAATGAAGATATTTTGGATTTTATTAAAAAGTTAACGGACAACGGCCTGGCATCTTTAATTTGACAAGGGGTCCTGACCCCTTGTCATGCAGGGATAATAATAAAACATCAATTTTTTAAGAAAAGTTGACGATAATTCAGGATAAGTGAGAAAATATGTACGAAGAATATTGGAAATTGAGCAGTAAACCATTTAATAACACACCTGACCCGAAGTTTTTTTATAAATCTCAAAGCCATGAAGAGGTTTTAATGCGGCTGCATTATACAATTGAGCAAAACCTCGGCGCGGCCGTGCTGACCGGTGTGTTCGGGTGCGGGAAAACGGTTGTGGGGCAGGTGCTGTGCGACGAACTTCCTCTTGATAAATACAGGGTCGCGTTTATCAATAATCCCCAGCTTGATTACGTCGATTTGCTAAGGTCGGTTGTCCGCAGTTTAAAGTCCATAGATTTGCCCGCCAAAAAATCAGAGCTTTCGGCGGATTATTTACTGGAACTTTTGGGGGATATCCTGGAAAATAACCTTCGCGACGGCCGTGAAACAATAATCATTATTGATGAAGCCCACATTATAAAAAACGAGCAGACCCTTGAAGGACTGCGCCTCCTTCTTAATTTCCAGAGCAGGGACAGGTTCTTATTGACTTTATTCCTTTTCGGCCAGCCTGAATTAAAACAGCAGATTGAGGACAACAAACAACTGGACCAGAGAATTGCCATAAAATGTCACCTGGGGCCTTTCAGCCTGGAGGAAGTCAGTGATTATATAAATTACAGGATAAATATCGCCGGAGTAAAGAACCCGATGTTTGATGAAAGCGCCATTAAATCAATAAGCAATTATTCAGGCGGGATACCGAGAAGGATTAACAGGGCGTGTGATTTAAGTTTACTGCTTGGGATGTATAAAAATGCCGCTGTGATAAACGGGGAAATGGTAAATGAGAGCCTGCAGAACCTGGGAAACTGATA
Coding sequences:
- a CDS encoding nucleotidyltransferase family protein, with protein sequence MQSLISLLNVKEPAGILDWKKILLSARYHKVSPLLFYKIKDFKKISVPCDIYLYLEKTYKINSIRNTFILDEFEQIRSSFQKENIPVILLKGIFFLHTVYNVHIGTRRMEDVDILIREEDVERADGVLKSFGYIPPCGGGYRKVKMYFKHEKDRPVLAPLHLHWHIVNLSGDFIELNWPKINIPEIWQFAKPADKEKNIYIMSPEYMLLSLCEHGLRHGFCRINIIYDIHSYVTRYKNSLDWDKLQNLSCSWNLIVPLYLGLFLSNEMFYTGLPEKFLNDLRPEGISLWEKCVINYIRKSRVPNEDICILLYMAVNKKFSDKARFIFTGLSLRLNN
- a CDS encoding signal peptidase I is translated as MAEYTIDNFVNGWLLKEAVCKNRSVWVKVNGRSMFPFFDNGTLVQVILCSLEDVHRGDIVIFEDVTDIVCHRVLKRIKLKGELFLKTKGDTSFYFDSPVKQEKVIGKILIFKRMGFNININNPGARSIGLFLSYLLPFVARSVYYLKKICILSESA
- a CDS encoding PqqD family protein — protein: MDLSDRRVKKNDNIAWRIIEEEALLVSPKDSLIYPLNNVGTRVWELLNGEKTCKDIIDIINEEFEGEKTEINEDILDFIKKLTDNGLASLI
- a CDS encoding C25 family cysteine peptidase codes for the protein MGINNKSIKIILNVLIIFRVITISQAISSGGDGKIIYGNVTAPANQPKTRDFSVGGSWGAVNSLPAAETVINRVIVKVSPQDDEYVAGVLTSANTRLTVYTYSGGSWTLSWFDNAPPSALFGNFDIEYEQDSGDCLVVYSNGGTTNELSYRKRVDGVWDISSSTLESNRTTNRVEWVVMEARPGIDEIALAFSDANDDLNAFIWDGSAWTAEPAVLLSGTLVNTNTKKFDIAYEQSSGDVLLVYSINGTAGVGAATKAAGSTVWNNTADDGVFRDVSNIIDLGSEPGTDYIAFGSYATGTNDTQVGIWNGSGGISLFNNADTGGGAAAYYEAVACGWAGTGAGRRAVVVYTDAAALNLSYFTWLKSSASWEQAANNPARTPNYFVSGVKRHLKVNHDPNFATNGLMWLSAIDSNSDLWVLNYDGVTGASNWTVIDDGTAGDNPIENSLSNAAYPCAGIAFTNFDPTLVELIAFQAVSRDRQAVITWKTASELRTRGFKIYRTFSPDNPNSYEEITQKIIPAFGNPFSGREYQYIDENPPLNICYILEEVMKDGRVKRLASARLDDGTNFPEQTSPESPENKKPVLSRSKKPDFKGKALTSASKEKDYVKMKMRKHNYESFNPLKIEVEEEGIYRITAQDLIDCGWDIDKINPRRVSMSSRGKTVPIHIFGEKDKKLDETDYIEFYGKPNLTRYTPVNIYWLRLDQPDVLGIKPLNLNYSEPVAADYIETVRCEENISYYPEFKGGEHWFFEEEFISPACFDFKINLDRIVYAGDEAVLRVNFMGGSGWGFGAGYNRQKAVIYLNDNLIGEAGWVNDEAFTFNEKISVNLLLEGENKLTIKSPDEGGRLSQIFLLNWFEIIYPRELYAKENKIIFNAGTGSDETSFKIRGFSSPDIEVFAHERGKVFSLTNIKVSGETEDDYSVIFKGLDSKNTRYLVFADSAVIEPYIYPDRASNLRGRNNQADYLVIFPRDFKEVLQPLIEHRRAQGLNVKLVDAEDIYDEFNSGIFSPEAIKDFLKYAYQKWRSPRPVFVLLAGDGTFDYRDFWQSGEKNLVPVFLTDTPDFGETVSDNWFVDFNNDIMPEMFIGRLPVKNNTQLGSVIEKILSYENINHTVDWSKKLLFAADIGAQFEIASDELAGIFSSSGYSAIKLYLSRSTPEIIRQSIINNINDGILMFNYSGHAGISLLSSSRIFQDSDIEYLNNNGSPIIFLAMDCATGYFIYPGGLDCLAEILLAADGKGSVACVAPSGLSSVLEQKIFGEGFYRPFFEEGEYVLGALHYRAKHNLYQKKSMIGSSNKVENVIQTFNLLGDPALLIRREGGDYNYPRSLIFHLQEMLKQDKRQK
- a CDS encoding AAA family ATPase, which produces MYEEYWKLSSKPFNNTPDPKFFYKSQSHEEVLMRLHYTIEQNLGAAVLTGVFGCGKTVVGQVLCDELPLDKYRVAFINNPQLDYVDLLRSVVRSLKSIDLPAKKSELSADYLLELLGDILENNLRDGRETIIIIDEAHIIKNEQTLEGLRLLLNFQSRDRFLLTLFLFGQPELKQQIEDNKQLDQRIAIKCHLGPFSLEEVSDYINYRINIAGVKNPMFDESAIKSISNYSGGIPRRINRACDLSLLLGMYKNAAVINGEMVNESLQNLGN
- a CDS encoding radical SAM protein, producing MTDSNSGKIFNNILANAELKKIPLWAHLDLTYKCNLNCVHCYCQNLSKDFSRSQREMETREIFSLIDQLAETGSLYLTLSGGELFTRPDFFEIAFYAKKRNFALNIFTNGTLINEETANRLAELQPLVIEMSIYGADAGVHDAITRVPGSFNKLLEAVKMLKKNNLKVGLKSTLMKPNFHSSEEISKFSLESGADDYHFNIEISPKNDGSRLPQEYQLDEKEMKYVLSQTNEFTAKKHEYWNEPLSKPLCGTGSIGCYISPYGDVYPCIQLLIPMGNIRQKSFREIWYSASVLRSRLNSLHTYADLPLCRSCEYVKSCKKCIGLSHLEKKDMEACYNTLKSISKIDYELSGGG